The following are from one region of the Tachysurus fulvidraco isolate hzauxx_2018 chromosome 24, HZAU_PFXX_2.0, whole genome shotgun sequence genome:
- the LOC113661385 gene encoding elongation factor 1-alpha: MGKEKTHINIVVIGHVDSGKSTTTGHLIYKCGGIDKRTIEKFEKEAAEMGKGSFKYAWVLDKLKAERERGITIDIALWKFETSKYYITIIDAPGHRDFIKNMITGTSQADCAVLIVAGGVGEFEAGISKNGQTREHALLAFTLGVKQLIVGVNKMDSTEPPYSQARFEEITKEVSAYIKKIGYNPAAVAFVPISGWHGDNMLEPSTNMGWFKGWKVERKEGNASGTTLLDALDAILPPSRPTEKPLRLPLQDVYKIGGIGTVPVGRVETGVLKPGMVVTFAPVNVTTEVKSVEMHHESLPEATPGDNVGFNVKNVSVKDIRRGNVAGDSKNDPPMEAGSFLAQVIILNHPGQISQGYAPVLDCHTAHIACKFAELKEKIDRRSGKKLEDNPKNLKSGDAAIVEMIPGKPMCVESFSAYPPLGRFAVRDMRQTVAVGVIKSVEKKAAGAGKVTKSAQKAAKTK; this comes from the exons ATGGGAAAGGAAAAGACCCACATTAACATCGTGGTCATCGGCCACGTCGACTCTGGAAAGTCAACCACCACCGGCCATCTGATCTACAAATGTGGAGGCATCGACAAGAGAACCATCGAGAAGTTTGAGAAGGAAGCCGCTGAG ATGGGCAAGGGATCCTTCAAGTATGCCTGGGTGTTGGACAAACTGAAGGCTGAGCGTGAGCGTGGTATCACCATCGACATTGCTCTTTGGAAGTTTGAGACCAGCAAGTACTACATCACCATCATTGATGCCCCTGGACACAGAGACTTTATCAAGAACATGATCACCGGTACCTCACAG GCTGACTGTGCCGTGCTGATTGTTGCTGGTGGTGTGGGTGAGTTTGAGGCTGGTATCTCTAAGAACGGTCAGACCCGCGAACACGCCCTCCTGGCCTTCACCCTGGGAGTGAAGCAGCTTATCGTTGGAGTCAACAAGATGGACTCCACCGAACCCCCATACAGCCAGGCTCGCTTTGAGGAGATCACCAAAGAAGTCAGCGCTTACATCAAGAAGATTGGCTACAACCCTGCTGCCGTTGCTTTCGTCCCCATTTCTGGCTGGCACGGAGACAACATGCTGGAGCCCAGCACGAAC ATGGGATGGTTCAAGGGATGGAAGGTCGAGCGTAAGGAAGGCAATGCCAGCGGCACTACTCTCCTGGATGCCCTGGACGCCATCCTGCCCCCTTCCCGCCCCACTGAAAAGCCTCTTCGCCTTCCTCTGCAGGATGTGTACAAAATTGGAG GTATTGGAACTGTACCTGTGGGCCGTGTCGAGACTGGTGTGCTCAAGCCTGGCATGGTTGTGACCTTTGCCCCTGTTAACGTGACCACTGAGGTCAAGTCTGTTGAAATGCACCACGAGTCCCTTCCTGAGGCAACACCTGGTGACAACGTTGGCTTCAATGTGAAGAACGTGTCTGTGAAGGACATCCGTCGTGGTAATGTGGCTGGAGACAGCAAGAACGACCCACCCATGGAGGCTGGCAGCTTCCTTGCTCAG GTCATCATCCTGAACCACCCTGGTCAGATCTCTCAGGGCTATGCCCCTGTGCTGGACTGCCACACTGCTCACATTGCTTGCAAGTTTGCTGAGCTCAAGGAAAAGATTGATCGCCGTTCCGGTAAGAAGCTTGAGGACAACCCCAAGAACCTGAAGTCTGGAGATGCTGCCATTGTTGAAATGATTCCTGGCAAGCCTATGTGTGTGGAGAGCTTTTCCGCTTATCCTCCTCTTG GTCGTTTTGCTGTGCGTGACATGAGGCAGACCGTTGCTGTCGGCGTCATCAAGAGCGTTGAGAAGAAGGCTGCTGGTGCTGGCAAGGTCACGAAGTCTGCACAGAAGGCTGCCAAGACCAAGTGA
- the LOC113661386 gene encoding elongation factor 1-alpha-like, whose translation MGKEKTHINIVVIGHVDSGKSTTTGHLIYKCGGIDKRTIEKFEKEAAEMGKGSFKYAWVLDKLKAERERGITIDISLWKFETSKYYITIIDAPGHRDFIKNMITGTSQADCAVLIVAAGVGEFEAGISKNGQTREHALLAFTLGVKQLIVGINKMDSTEPPYSQARFEEITKEVSAYIKKIGYNPAAVAFVPISGWHGDNMLEPSTNMAWFKGWKIERKEGAANGTTLLEALDSILPPSRPTDKPLRLPLQDVYKIGGIGTVPVGRVETGMLKPGMVVTFAPVNVTTEVKSVEMHHESLAEALPGDNVGFNVKNVSVKDIRRGNVAGDSKNDPPQQAGNFTAQVIILNHPGQISQGYAPVLDCHTAHIACKFAELKEKIDRRSGKKLEDNPKNLKSGDAAIIVMVPGKPMCVESFSQYPPLGRFAVRDMRQTVAVGVIKAVDKKASTAGKVTKSAQKAAKSK comes from the exons ATGGGTaaagaaaaaacccacattAACATCGTGGTGATCGGTCACGTCGACTCCGGGAAATCCACCACCACCGGCCATCTGATCTACAAATGCGGCGGAATCGACAAGAGAACCATTGAGAAATTTGAGAAGGAAGCAGCTGAG ATGGGCAAGGGATCCTTCAAGTATGCCTGGGTGTTGGACAAACTGAAGGCTGAGCGTGAGCGTGGTATCACCATTGATATTTCTCTTTGGAAGTTTGAGACCAGCAAGTACTACATCACCATCATTGATGCCCCTGGACACAGAGATTTTATCAAGAACATGATCACTGGTACCTCACAG GCTGATTGTGCCGTGCTGATTGTTGCTGCCGGTGTGGGTGAGTTTGAGGCTGGTATCTCTAAGAACGGTCAGACCCGCGAGCACGCCCTCCTGGCCTTCACCCTGGGAGTGAAGCAGCTTATTGTTGGAATCAACAAGATGGACTCCACCGAACCCCCATACAGCCAGGCTCGCTTTGAGGAGATCACCAAAGAAGTCAGCGCTTACATCAAGAAGATTGGCTACAACCCTGCTGCCGTTGCTTTCGTCCCCATTTCTGGCTGGCACGGAGACAACATGCTGGAGCCCAGCACGAAC ATGGCATGGTTCAAGGGATGGAAGATTGAGCGCAAAGAAGGTGCTGCCAATGGAACAACTCTGTTGGAGGCCTTGGACTCCATCCTGCCTCCTTCCCGCCCCACTGACAAGCCTCTCCGTCTTCCCCTGCAGGACGTCTACAAAATTGGAG gTATTGGAACTGTACCTGTGGGCCGTGTTGAAACTGGTATGCTCAAGCCTGGCATGGTTGTGACCTTTGCCCCTGTTAATGTGACCACTGAGGTCAAGTCTGTTGAGATGCACCACGAGTCTTTGGCTGAGGCTTTGCCTGGTGACAACGTTGGCTTCAATGTGAAGAACGTATCAGTGAAAGATATCCGTCGTGGTAACGTTGCTGGAGACAGTAAGAACGACCCACCCCAGCAGGCTGGCAACTTCACTGCTCAG GTCATTATCCTGAACCACCCTGGTCAGATCTCTCAGGGCTATGCTCCTGTGCTGGACTGCCACACTGCTCACATTGCCTGCAAATTTGCAGAGCTCAAGGAGAAGATTGACCGTCGTTCTGGCAAGAAGCTTGAGGATAACCCTAAGAACCTGAAGTCTGGAGATGCTGCCATTATCGTCATGGTCCCTGGAAAACCCATGTGTGTGGAGAGCTTCTCCCAGTACCCACCATTGG GTCGTTTTGCTGTGCGCGATATGAGGCAGACCGTTGCCGTTGGCGTAATCAAAGCTGTTGACAAGAAAGCTTCTACTGCTGGCAAGGTGACCAAGTCTGCTCAGAAGGCTGCCAAGAGCAAATGA